The proteins below come from a single Halobacillus salinarum genomic window:
- a CDS encoding FixH family protein — protein MEQLYKRSVMMKQFIMPGLFTVLLLLLAACGSQEVKDQTGDTDEGAVTKPHVEVKFDEEPLPVNKETTIQAIVTQDGEEVTDAEKVEFEIWKKSDGQDTSEMIEAENQGNGAYAITYSFDSEGTYKVYAHTTANDVHVMPLVEVEVGKEHGKKGNTEEEHSDDHKHSEGKEYTVHFMNDAEFKTGKPSQLTAHIKHGEKPFTGAQVRFEISSYQMDKHEYVDAKEDEDGEYTGTYTFPSAGDYTVKVHYEKPKEDIHGHQESQVNVRK, from the coding sequence GTGGAGCAATTGTATAAAAGGAGTGTTATGATGAAGCAGTTTATTATGCCGGGGTTATTTACTGTTCTCCTTCTCCTGCTCGCTGCCTGTGGTTCCCAGGAAGTGAAGGATCAGACGGGTGATACTGATGAAGGAGCAGTTACAAAGCCTCATGTTGAGGTCAAATTCGACGAAGAACCTCTTCCTGTAAATAAAGAAACAACTATTCAGGCAATCGTCACTCAGGATGGCGAAGAAGTGACCGATGCGGAAAAAGTGGAATTTGAAATTTGGAAAAAATCTGACGGGCAGGACACCTCAGAGATGATCGAGGCTGAGAACCAGGGAAATGGCGCCTATGCAATTACTTACTCTTTTGACTCAGAAGGTACTTATAAAGTATACGCCCACACTACTGCTAATGATGTCCACGTTATGCCGCTCGTAGAAGTGGAAGTTGGAAAAGAGCATGGAAAAAAAGGGAATACTGAGGAAGAGCATTCGGATGATCATAAGCATTCAGAAGGAAAAGAATATACCGTTCATTTTATGAACGATGCCGAATTTAAAACAGGCAAACCCTCACAGCTGACGGCACATATCAAGCATGGTGAGAAACCATTTACTGGAGCACAGGTCAGATTTGAAATCAGTTCTTATCAAATGGACAAACACGAATACGTGGACGCGAAGGAAGACGAAGATGGTGAATACACTGGCACATATACCTTCCCTTCTGCAGGGGACTATACTGTTAAAGTGCACTACGAAAAACCAAAGGAAGACATTCATGGTCATCAGGAAAGTCAAGTGAATGTGAGGAAATAA
- a CDS encoding DUF3006 domain-containing protein, whose protein sequence is MNKYKLDRYEGAYAILIQEDNLNNELSVLKERLVAFAVPGDVLAIEFDSIGNFKQVERINKAIQPLAKGVEKA, encoded by the coding sequence GTGAATAAGTACAAATTAGATCGTTATGAAGGAGCTTATGCGATATTAATCCAGGAAGATAATCTGAATAATGAACTATCTGTTTTAAAGGAGAGGCTTGTAGCTTTTGCTGTGCCTGGAGATGTTTTGGCCATTGAGTTTGATAGTATCGGCAATTTCAAACAAGTGGAACGGATTAACAAAGCGATTCAGCCGCTTGCAAAAGGCGTTGAAAAAGCCTGA
- a CDS encoding DMT family transporter, with the protein MAWVFLIAAGVSEMIAMYFLKLSEGFRFIKTTILSICSFGISFYLLSLALKEISIGTSYSIWTGIGAIGTVLVGIVIFKENANRKKLIFIGCILVGVVGLKLVS; encoded by the coding sequence ATGGCATGGGTATTTTTAATAGCAGCAGGCGTAAGTGAAATGATCGCCATGTACTTCCTTAAGTTATCTGAAGGATTTCGATTTATTAAAACAACGATTTTATCAATTTGTTCGTTTGGCATCAGCTTCTATCTTCTTTCTTTAGCGTTAAAAGAGATTTCTATCGGCACCTCATACAGTATATGGACGGGGATTGGGGCGATAGGAACAGTGCTTGTCGGAATCGTCATATTTAAAGAAAATGCCAACCGAAAAAAATTAATATTTATTGGATGCATCCTTGTTGGGGTCGTCGGCTTAAAGCTTGTTTCATAA
- the bshB2 gene encoding bacillithiol biosynthesis deacetylase BshB2: protein MLEKETQVLVIFPHPDDEAFGVSGTIASHRKQGTPVTYACLTLGEMGRNLGKPPFATRESLPDIRRNELQKAAKAMGINDLRMMGLRDKTLEFEDDEKLTRIVRDLINELNPSLIISFYPGYAVHPDHEATARAVVRALQEIDPSNRPKLHALAFARDTEENLGEPDVVNDIRDVQEEKLNAMRAHISQTARMLEMLDEGIKTNDPEAMKWVTNERFYTYEWEA, encoded by the coding sequence ATGTTAGAAAAGGAAACTCAAGTATTAGTCATATTCCCCCATCCAGATGATGAAGCATTCGGGGTATCAGGAACCATTGCCTCACATAGAAAGCAAGGTACACCGGTTACTTATGCCTGCTTAACACTTGGCGAAATGGGAAGGAATTTAGGGAAACCTCCCTTTGCAACCAGAGAGTCCCTTCCTGATATCCGCCGCAATGAATTACAGAAAGCAGCCAAAGCGATGGGAATTAACGATTTACGTATGATGGGGTTACGTGATAAAACGTTGGAATTTGAAGATGACGAAAAGCTTACTCGGATCGTACGGGACTTAATCAATGAGCTTAATCCTTCATTGATCATCAGTTTTTACCCAGGTTATGCCGTACACCCGGACCATGAAGCAACTGCACGAGCGGTTGTTAGAGCACTCCAGGAAATCGATCCATCCAATAGACCAAAACTTCATGCACTTGCATTCGCAAGAGATACCGAAGAAAATCTAGGTGAACCTGATGTCGTAAACGATATCCGTGATGTCCAGGAAGAAAAATTGAATGCCATGAGAGCTCACATATCTCAAACCGCCCGAATGCTAGAAATGCTCGATGAAGGAATAAAGACAAATGATCCCGAGGCTATGAAGTGGGTAACCAATGAACGTTTTTATACGTATGAATGGGAAGCTTGA
- a CDS encoding DMT family transporter, translating into MAWVYLLLGAGFEIGWAIGLKLSEGFSQPIPSILTVICLFISFYFFTKSLRRIEIGTGYAIFTGIGAAGTAIIDMAFLGDEAGAGKVFFIGILVFGIIGLKLADERSANAEVE; encoded by the coding sequence ATGGCCTGGGTGTATTTATTACTTGGAGCTGGGTTTGAGATAGGCTGGGCAATAGGACTGAAGCTGTCTGAAGGGTTTTCCCAGCCTATCCCCTCTATATTGACCGTTATTTGCTTATTCATCAGCTTTTACTTTTTTACAAAATCATTGCGCAGAATTGAAATTGGCACCGGTTATGCAATTTTCACTGGAATCGGGGCTGCGGGCACGGCAATTATTGATATGGCATTCCTAGGCGACGAAGCGGGCGCTGGGAAGGTCTTTTTTATTGGAATTTTGGTCTTTGGCATCATCGGCTTAAAGCTTGCCGATGAGCGCTCTGCCAATGCAGAAGTGGAATAG
- a CDS encoding TetR/AcrR family transcriptional regulator — MTRESIIAAGLKCFALYGYQHTSLANIADEVGIKKPSLYNHFDSKEAIFLGVLEDVSKREMEYLDSITTLSANNSIQDRLHQLYDLYIKHMSNSMEGLFFKRVTFFPPEEFTEEIKQVFLKVENEMTKLIRPVIEQGKKDRVVRPLPTETLTSSFYTLLDGLFLEENFYDKDVFEKRQSASWEIFWLGIKHPELEE, encoded by the coding sequence ATGACAAGAGAATCCATTATTGCTGCAGGGTTAAAGTGTTTTGCCCTATATGGGTACCAGCACACTTCCCTTGCAAATATTGCAGACGAAGTTGGAATTAAGAAGCCGTCGCTTTACAATCATTTCGATAGTAAAGAGGCTATTTTTTTAGGGGTTTTGGAGGACGTGTCAAAACGGGAAATGGAATATTTAGATTCTATCACCACACTTTCTGCCAATAACTCCATACAGGACCGTTTACACCAATTATATGATTTATATATCAAGCACATGTCTAATTCAATGGAAGGGCTATTCTTTAAACGGGTCACCTTTTTTCCACCAGAGGAGTTTACAGAAGAGATCAAACAGGTGTTTCTAAAGGTGGAGAATGAAATGACGAAATTGATTCGTCCAGTCATTGAACAAGGGAAAAAGGATCGGGTGGTGCGGCCGTTACCTACAGAAACCCTCACTTCTTCCTTTTATACTCTTCTTGACGGACTGTTTCTTGAAGAAAATTTTTACGACAAGGACGTATTTGAAAAAAGACAATCAGCAAGCTGGGAAATCTTCTGGTTAGGCATTAAGCATCCAGAATTGGAGGAATGA